The genomic region CGTGCTGTCCTACGCCGCTGTCCTGCGTGCCCCGCACGCCCGCCGTACCTTCGGCGCCGCCCTGATCGGCCGTCTCTCGTACGGGACGGCCCCCCTCTCCCTGCTGCTCGCCGTGAAGAGCGCCTCCGGCTCCTTCGGCGCCGCCGGTACCGCCATGGCGCTCTTCGGAGCGACCAGCGTCCTCCTCTCGCCCGCCCGCGCAGCCCTCATCGACCGGTACGGGCCGCGCCGTGCCCTCACCCCCATGGCCTGCGGTTACGCGGCCCTGCTGCTCGTACTCGCCGCGGTGACCCGCCACCCCGGTACGCCCACACCGGTGATCGTGGCGCTGACCGCGACCGCCGGAGCCGGTACGCCGCCGCTCGGACCGACGATGCGGACCCTGTGGCGTCAACTCCTTCCCGAACGTGAGCTGTTGCAGCGCGCGTACAGCCTGGACGGCGTGGCCGAAGAACTGCTCTTCGTCACCGGACCGGTGCTCGTCGGGGTTCTGGTGGCGTACGCGTCGGCGGCGGCCGGGGTGGCCGTCAGCGCCGTGCTGGTGCTGACGGGGACCCTCGCACTCGTCTCGTCACCGGTCGCACACGTCCCGCCCGCCCCGCGTGCGGACGACGCGGCTCCGGCCGTACGCGTCCGGGCGGGCTTGCCCGGACAGCCGGTCGTGGTGGCCCTCGCGGTCGGCCTCGGGCTCGGCGGGCTGGAGCTGCTGGTGGTGGCCTTCGCCGGGCACCAGGACCGCCCCGGGGCTGTCGCCTGGGTGCTGGCCGCGCTCTCCGCGGGCAGCGCCGTCGGCGGGCTGGTCAACGGGGCGGTCACCTGGCGGTCCCCGGCCGGGACGCGGCTCCCGCTCATCGCCGCGGCCCTGGGCCTCTCCCTGGCCGGGGCCGGATGGGCGCCGAATCTGTACGTACTGGGCGGGGCCGTCGCCCTGGCCGGGCTGTTCGTCGCCCCCGCGCTGACCACCGCGTACCTGATCGCCGACGAGACCGCCGCCCCGAACGCCCGGACCCGGGCGGGCGCCTGGGTCAACACCGCGGTGAACGCGGGCTCTTCGGGCGGCACGGCCGCCGCCGGCATGCTGATCGGAAGGCTGCCGCTCGCGCTCTGCTTCGCGCTCGCGGCGGCCCCCGCACTGCTCTCCGCAGGGCCGGCCCTGTGGAGCCGGTCGCGGATCAGTCGTCGTCCCGGTCCTGGTGGTCGTCCTCGTGGCCGTCGTGCTCGTGCCGGTGCAGGTGCTCGGCCGTGACCTTGCCGGTGTCCAGGTCGACGTAGACCTCGTGCCGCGCGCCGCCGGTGGCCGTCACCTCGGCCTCCCAGCGGCCGTTGTCGAGCTCGACGGAGGTCACCGTGCCCGCTACGGCTCCGCGGGCAGCCGCTGCCGCGCGGACGGCGGTGACGGGGGCGCCCTTGCGGTCGTCCTGGTCGCCGCCGTCGGTGCGCGAGGAGGTGACCTTGCCGGAGCGCGGGTCGAGGCGGAGTTCGTGCCAGGCGCCGTCCTTGCCGTACAGGTCCACCTCCCAGCGGCCGTGGTCCAGTTCGGCGGAGGTCACCGTGCCGGGGGTGTGTGCCTGCGCCGCCCCGATCACCCGTTCCACGGAGACCGGCCCCGTGGAACCGGAACCGGACCCGGACCGCAGCGCGATACCCGGCGCGGTCACGGACGGGGCCGCGCCCGCCGCCGGAGAACCACCGCTGCCGCCGGTCAGAGCGACCGCCGTGGCCGTGCCGCCCGCGACCAGCGCTGCCGCCGCGATTCCGGCGATGACGATATTGCGCTTCATGAGGGTTCCTCCTGGTGCTCGACGTGGTGCTCGACGTGGGCCCGGTCCGGTGCTCGACGTGGTGCCCGGTCCGGGTGCCGGACGGTCACCAACCTGCCGGGAGGGAGCTGAACGCACCCTGAAGCCCCCTGAAGAAGTCTTCAGGTCGGATTTGCGAGGGTGTCCCCATGCGCCTTTTGATCGTGGAGGACGAGAAGCGGCTCGCGAGGTCCCTGGCCGCGGGACTCACCGCCGAGGGCTTCGCCGTGGACGTCGTGCACGACGGGCTCGAAGGGCTGTACCGGGCCGGTGAGATCCCGTACGACCTGGTCGTTCTCGACATCATGCTGCCCGGCATGAACGGCTACCGGGTCTGCGCGGCGCTCCGGGCCGCGGGCAACGACGTACCCATCCTGATGCTCACCGCCAAGGACGGCGAGTACGACGAGGCCGAGGGCCTGGACACCGGCGCCGACGACTACCTCACCAAGCCGTTCTCCTACCTCGTCCTCGTCGCCCGGATCAGGGCCCTGATCCGGCGCCGGTCCGCCGGGCGCCCGTCGCCCGTGCTGACCGCGGGGGAGCTGAGCATCGACACCGCCACCCGCCGGGTGCACTGCGCGGAGGGCGAAGTCGCCCTCACCGCCAAGGAGTTCGCCGTACTGGAACAGCTCGCCGTGCGCGCGGGCGAAGTGGTCGGCAAGCCGGAGATCCTGGAGCACGTCTGGGACTTCGCCTACGAGGGCGACCCGAACATCGTCGAGGTGTACGTCAGCGCGCTCCGCCGCAAGCTGGGCGCCGGACGCATCGAGACGGTACGCGGCGCCGGGTACCGGCTGGTGTCCCGGTGACCAGCGATCCGGTGACCAGCGATCCGGTGACCCGCACCCCGATGACCCGCAACCCGGTGCGGCGGCTCTTCGGCTCGGTACGGGCGAAGGCCGCGCTCGGCGCGACGGCCGTCGTCGCCGTCGCACTGGTCGCCGCCGGGCTGTCCGTCCTGCTGGTCCTGCGCTCCCACCTCACCGAACAGACCGATCTGCGGGCCGAGGTGGCCGCCCAGGGCGTCGCCTCGCAGGTCGCCCTCGACGTTCCGTACGGCAAGCTCCACCTGCCCGACTCCGACGAGAACCCGGTACAGGTGGTGACCGAGCACGGCCGGGTGCGTGCGGTCAGCGACGATCTGGACGCCGTGACCGGGACGGCCACCACCGAGGTACGGCCGCGGGCGCCGTCCGCGGACGACGACGATGGCGACCACGACGACGACCACGACAGCGGACACGGCAGCGACGACCCGCCCCGCGGCGAAGTCTCCCGCGACAGGACGCACTTCGGCTCCGGCACGGCGACCGTCGACGGTGACACCGCCGACTACCGCTTCGCCGCGGTGGAGGTGACCAACGGCAGTGACGAGACCCTCGTGGTGTACGCGGGCGCGCCCCTG from Streptomyces sp. NBC_01267 harbors:
- a CDS encoding MFS transporter; this translates as MLSYAAVLRAPHARRTFGAALIGRLSYGTAPLSLLLAVKSASGSFGAAGTAMALFGATSVLLSPARAALIDRYGPRRALTPMACGYAALLLVLAAVTRHPGTPTPVIVALTATAGAGTPPLGPTMRTLWRQLLPERELLQRAYSLDGVAEELLFVTGPVLVGVLVAYASAAAGVAVSAVLVLTGTLALVSSPVAHVPPAPRADDAAPAVRVRAGLPGQPVVVALAVGLGLGGLELLVVAFAGHQDRPGAVAWVLAALSAGSAVGGLVNGAVTWRSPAGTRLPLIAAALGLSLAGAGWAPNLYVLGGAVALAGLFVAPALTTAYLIADETAAPNARTRAGAWVNTAVNAGSSGGTAAAGMLIGRLPLALCFALAAAPALLSAGPALWSRSRISRRPGPGGRPRGRRARAGAGARP
- a CDS encoding PepSY domain-containing protein, with the protein product MKRNIVIAGIAAAALVAGGTATAVALTGGSGGSPAAGAAPSVTAPGIALRSGSGSGSTGPVSVERVIGAAQAHTPGTVTSAELDHGRWEVDLYGKDGAWHELRLDPRSGKVTSSRTDGGDQDDRKGAPVTAVRAAAAARGAVAGTVTSVELDNGRWEAEVTATGGARHEVYVDLDTGKVTAEHLHRHEHDGHEDDHQDRDDD
- a CDS encoding response regulator transcription factor; translation: MRLLIVEDEKRLARSLAAGLTAEGFAVDVVHDGLEGLYRAGEIPYDLVVLDIMLPGMNGYRVCAALRAAGNDVPILMLTAKDGEYDEAEGLDTGADDYLTKPFSYLVLVARIRALIRRRSAGRPSPVLTAGELSIDTATRRVHCAEGEVALTAKEFAVLEQLAVRAGEVVGKPEILEHVWDFAYEGDPNIVEVYVSALRRKLGAGRIETVRGAGYRLVSR